From one Bifidobacterium sp. WK012_4_13 genomic stretch:
- a CDS encoding long-chain fatty acid--CoA ligase, with protein MLREFNVKTNRPTTDDDTVYSLLSNRTKRDPEDVIAQWQDENTKAWHDVTAAQMLDRVRQVSKGLLALGVTKGSKVIIYSATSYDWGIVDFACAAIGAVTVPIYETDSSKQAAAITQAVDPIVAFAGDSERTQIMEQARLADNKLKFVFNFENDGLNAVSDFGRAIDDEILDGAISDVRADDLLTIVYTSGSTGAPKGVMLSNRNFTHIVYAGYEALPDMLAAPTRLLLFLPLAHCFARYIQYVCIGAQGVVGYVHNAKHLLADLRSFKPTYLLGVPRVFEKVYNAASQKAGAGLKGRLFANAFKHFIQWSKDEQETGRHGLIAGIYHSFYMRTVGSSIRSALGPNLKYLACGGAPMNADLANFFNGFDGITFIQGYGMTETAAPCCVNGEHDNIVGSVGRPGPGISVRIADDDELLVKGPNVFVGYYGNPDLAKETVDADGWLHTGDLARLDDEGFVFITGRKKDIIITAGGKNISPAPMEDTIASCPIVSQAVVVGDGKPFIGALVTLDPDMLKNWLESQKLDSTLTVAQAVTNEAVRSYVQQFVDQANSNVSRAESVRKFLILSEDFTQEDGTLTPSMKVIRPQVLKQYESVIDRVLYAPRVSQPRPQAASAKLMEKASESLTPLVSKAQENAMPRINEMLDSIDRARSNVSDSLANVSERIRSQAEQDSPDESTSSSEGEDAERPDGDQKDSGI; from the coding sequence ATGTTGCGAGAATTCAATGTTAAAACCAACCGGCCAACGACGGACGACGATACTGTCTATTCACTGCTGAGCAATCGAACCAAGCGCGATCCCGAAGACGTGATCGCCCAATGGCAGGATGAGAACACGAAGGCATGGCACGATGTCACGGCTGCGCAGATGCTTGACCGTGTGCGGCAGGTCTCGAAGGGGCTGCTGGCCTTGGGCGTGACGAAGGGAAGCAAGGTCATCATCTATTCGGCGACCAGCTATGACTGGGGGATCGTCGACTTTGCCTGCGCCGCAATCGGTGCCGTCACCGTGCCGATCTACGAGACCGATTCGAGCAAGCAGGCCGCCGCCATCACGCAGGCCGTCGACCCCATCGTCGCCTTCGCGGGCGACAGCGAGCGCACGCAGATCATGGAACAGGCTCGTCTTGCCGACAACAAGCTGAAGTTCGTATTCAACTTCGAGAACGACGGGCTCAATGCGGTCAGCGACTTTGGCAGGGCCATAGATGACGAGATCCTGGACGGGGCAATATCCGATGTTCGCGCGGACGACCTGCTGACGATCGTGTATACCTCCGGCTCGACGGGCGCGCCGAAAGGGGTCATGCTTTCGAACCGTAACTTCACGCATATCGTCTATGCCGGTTACGAGGCCCTGCCCGACATGCTCGCCGCTCCGACGCGGCTTCTCCTGTTCCTGCCGCTGGCCCACTGCTTCGCACGCTACATTCAATACGTATGCATCGGAGCCCAGGGCGTCGTCGGATATGTTCACAATGCCAAGCATCTGCTGGCAGACCTTCGCAGCTTCAAGCCAACCTATCTTCTCGGTGTGCCGCGCGTCTTCGAAAAGGTCTACAACGCAGCGTCCCAGAAGGCCGGTGCCGGTCTGAAGGGGCGCCTGTTCGCCAATGCGTTCAAGCACTTCATACAGTGGTCCAAGGACGAGCAGGAAACCGGCAGACACGGTCTCATCGCAGGCATCTATCACTCCTTCTACATGCGTACCGTCGGATCCTCGATCCGCTCAGCTCTCGGACCGAATCTGAAATACCTTGCGTGCGGCGGCGCCCCGATGAACGCCGATCTGGCGAACTTCTTCAACGGCTTCGACGGCATAACCTTCATCCAGGGATACGGCATGACCGAAACGGCGGCACCGTGCTGCGTCAATGGAGAGCATGACAACATCGTCGGTTCCGTGGGACGCCCGGGGCCTGGCATTTCGGTTCGCATCGCCGATGACGATGAGCTTCTCGTCAAGGGCCCGAACGTCTTCGTCGGCTACTACGGCAATCCCGATCTGGCAAAGGAGACCGTCGACGCTGACGGTTGGCTTCACACCGGCGATCTGGCGAGGCTCGACGATGAGGGCTTCGTCTTCATCACCGGCAGAAAGAAAGACATCATCATCACCGCCGGTGGGAAGAACATCAGCCCAGCCCCCATGGAAGACACGATAGCCTCATGTCCGATCGTGTCCCAGGCCGTGGTCGTCGGTGACGGCAAGCCCTTCATCGGCGCACTCGTCACCTTGGACCCAGACATGCTGAAGAACTGGCTCGAATCCCAAAAGCTCGATTCGACTCTCACCGTCGCACAGGCAGTCACGAACGAGGCGGTGCGCTCGTACGTCCAGCAATTCGTGGATCAGGCCAACAGCAATGTCTCCAGAGCGGAGTCGGTGAGGAAATTCCTGATTCTCAGCGAAGACTTCACGCAGGAAGATGGAACGCTGACACCGAGCATGAAGGTCATTCGTCCCCAGGTGCTGAAGCAGTACGAGAGCGTGATCGACAGGGTCCTCTATGCGCCAAGGGTTTCGCAGCCTCGTCCGCAGGCAGCATCCGCGAAGCTTATGGAGAAGGCATCGGAATCATTGACCCCTCTGGTCAGCAAGGCCCAGGAAAACGCCATGCCACGCATCAACGAGATGCTCGACAGCATCGACCGGGCACGAAGCAACGTGTCTGATTCCCTTGCTAACGTTTCTGAAAGAATTCGTTCGCAGGCCGAGCAGGATTCTCCTGACGAGTCCA